A stretch of DNA from Eschrichtius robustus isolate mEscRob2 chromosome 12, mEscRob2.pri, whole genome shotgun sequence:
gaacctccatactattttccatagtggctacaccaatttacattctcaccaacagtgtaggagggttcccttttctccacgacctccctagcattttttttttttttgatttgttgttgttgttgctgttggctgggccacgtggcttgtgggatcttagttccttgaccagggattgaacccaggcccttggcagtgaaagcacggagtcctaaccactggacctccagggaattccctccagcatttattatttgtagactttttgatgatggccattcaggaGTAAAGTATTGTGACCACAGAAATGGGTGGAGCTTGTGTCTGGTTCATTTGAGCCCAGGAAGCCACCGACCGGTACAGAACAGAGGACGTCAGGTGGCCACAACATGGCCAAGGGTAGAGTTGGCCTATGACTATAATAAAACAGAGTGTAGGGACAATGCCTCAGGGCTTGAGGCAGGCAAATTTTGGCAGCAAAGGTGAGGTTGACTAATGGAATTGCATGAACCAAGAGTCAAATGGGGGCCAGAAGGCAATGAATGGACAGCCCTGATGCAAACTCAGTGCTTCCTCATTTTCCCACAATGGAAATGGGGTCAATTTCCATTTATATTAGGTGCTGATCCAGAAGTCCCCATTTTAGACCTGAGTTCCTGGAAACAGACTCTGAAACCCTGAGATTAGCATACAGGAGGTTTAATGGGGAGTCCTCTTGGGAACAACACCTGTAAGGGCATGAAGAAAGCAGGAGTGGGCAGTAGGAAAAGTTGGTCCACAATGTAGCTGCAACAGAGGCCCCAGCTAATCTTATGGGGAGCTCTGCAGTTGTAATGGCCTATCAGCGTTGTCCCAAATTAAAGCAAGGGGGCAAGTGTCTCTTTCTCCTCAGTATCCAGGTGCTGGATATGAGCTGGCCCAGGAAGGACAGCCCTGAAAGGAGACCAGCTGAGAGCCCCAGATGTCAGGGCTCCTGGTAGATGGTGCAGTGAGCGGCCCTCCATCCCGCATGGGGTGTGTGGACGGCATCCCACAGCACCCACTGACAGTCTCCTCCAGCCCAATGAAGGATGGCCACTGGCTCAGGAGCTCAAAACTGCTGCCTCTTAggtctgtaatttttcttttgtctcatCTTTTCCTACTTTGCTCCTCTCCCCCACCTGCAACGTTCACTTTAACTACAAAAACCTGCTcatggtcttccctggtggcgcagtggttaagaatcctcctgccaatgcaggggacacgggttcgagccctggtctgggaagatcccacatgccgcggagcaacaaagcccgtgagccacaactactgagcctgcgcgtctggagcctgtgctctgcaacaagagaggccgcgatagtgagaggcccgcgcaccgcgatgaagagtggcccccgctcgccgcaactagagaaagcccgcgcacagaaacgaagacctaacacgccaaaaataaataaattaattttaaaaaaaaaagaatcagatttatataaaagaaaaaaacctactcACCACTACCTGACCACACAGTGTGCTCTTGACACCACACCTGCCTTTTCATGTGTGATTTCATCAGCATAGActgtccttcctcccttccattcATCCAAATCATGCTCTACTTATAAAGCCGACTACAAAAGCTACTTATATTATGAAATTTGACATTGAATCGATTTCTCCTTCATCTGGGGTCCTGAAGCATTTTGTTTGTGACTTTGTTATCCTATCTGTCCTGCTTGCACTATAGTCGATCTTGTGCTTGTGTTTTCCCTACTCAGATTATAAATTCCATACATGCAGAGCTCACTCCTTTATCCTATGTTCTATCCATTACCTAGCATCCGGTTTGGCACAAAACAGACTCTCAACAAATAGGAATTAATTGCATCAACTGTCCCAAAGTGTTATGAGAGTTTCTTAGGAATAACCTACTTAAAGATCTGAAGACCTTTGGCCATCACCCTGTATTCTTCCTTCTCATGGGAAGCAGGTAACACATCTATTTAATAGAATTTGAGTACCAACTACGGGACAGATCCTGACAGGGCTatttcttattattctttttgttgttgttgttgttgttgaggtaaaattcacatactataaaactaatcatttaaaaatgtgcaattcagtagcatttagtacattcacaatgctatgcagccatcacctctatctagttccaaaacatttacATCACCTCCAAAGCAAACCTGCTTCTTTTGTTCTTAAAGAAATTACACCTAGCCTGTGTTCCCCAGAAGCGAGGCATGTTGCAGCAAGAAAAGGATGGGTCTAATGTCTGAAAACTTATTGTTAAACCCACCTGAAAAAGGGCTTCTGTTGTGAGCGGCACACGTAGGGCAGCTTGCTTGTTCTTTGTGCGGAATCGACATCAAGAGATTTTGGAAGCATAATTTTTTGGTACTTGGGCAGCTGGTGATCATTGGTCCTGATGCCCTCAAAAAAAACCTTTGAGTAGAAATCAAGCTGGCTTGCTTTCTATGTTTCTGTTACTGAAGGGGAAGAAGGAACTTTCTTTTCCGTGTTCTAAGAGGATTACGTTTGGCTATCACTGGAGGTTTTAAATTCCCATCCTGAGGGGACACCCCCCAACTTTGGAACAAGGGAGGCCCTGAGTGACTGGAGGTGATAAGTGACCCTACCTTCAGGTGGAGGGGTGGTAGCTGTGTGGTCTGCACCGCAGCCTTGCTTAGCATTGTATGCGATGGACAATGAAGGGACAGTAAAACCCCTTtggccagtctttgtctttttggTGTCCTTActtgggtttggggtttttttttttttttttggccatgctgtgtggcctgtgggatcttagttccccaaccagggatcgaacccacgccccctgcagtggaagctcggagtcttaaccactggactgccagggaagtccctcggtgTCCTTAAATTTCTGTCTCCttgtgattaaatgaatgaaattacaaGCTCCCTCAGGAAAGGGGAGGCAGTCACTGGCTGGGAAGTTCAAAACCACACTTCATCTATGACCAAGGAACATAGATGCTTTCAGTAatcatcttatttcttttttcagtcaCTCTGAACTATATTCTCCTTTACAGatgcgaggaaactgaggctaagagaggaAAGTAATGTGCTCAGACTCACAAGGAAACACAGAGGTAGGATTTGCAGACCCTGCCATATGGTGCGGAggttctctaaggaaacactgccTAGGAACCCGGCCCACCCCCACTCCTTATCCATTCTAACCTCCAAGCATTGTTGTGACAACACGTAGCGACTCCTTTCCCCATCCCAAGTGGTGATCTTAACAGTGAACCCTTTAATTCTTCCTCTCGGGGACATCCGTCTCGTCTACGACATGTAGCGAAGATGATTAATCGAGACAATGGGAACATTAGTGGCTCAGATTCTCATCCCCATCGGGAGACCAAACACACACATAACCAGGAGAAACCATACACgggtttattttattgtattttattgtatttctataaaggCAACATCAACTTACCCTGTTAAAATCacttctgaaaataaattttctggAAATGCATTCTTTATAAATGTAAAGCGTGCAATAATGTGTAAATTTACAGAAACATTTTAAACCGGTTAACTCAGGTAATAGTCTGTAAAATAGGTTTTGTTTCTGGAGATATTACAGGTATCCCTAGACTTTGTTAAAGTCTTTACTTAATTCTGATTAAGGCTTTACGAACAGAGATTTATCTTAATGGTGTAAAATGATTAATTACGTAATTAAAATGACTTGTAAGAACTTTTGAGTCATCCAAAAGTTAAAAAGCAGggccaatattttaaaagagaggaTGACACCTTGGAAAGTCATTTTTATGCCACATCAGCAACAACTTTTAGTGGCTTATTCTTGCCTCACTTGACGGCAGGCACTTCAAAATGATTAAGGAAAAATTGTCATACTTGATTAGTCCTCATCATTTTTGGTTTTGAAGGAAATGTTTGTAAATGagtaaaagaccccaaataaatgTGTCTGGgcctatgtattatttttttaatttgaatattcatctgttataattaaaacaaaacatgtcCACAAGCATATGAAACTGTGCTTGAATTTCCACAAGTATGTTTAGATTTGTTAATGCCTTGTATTTCATGTTCGGAAATCAGACCACGCTAATGCCTTTTTCTCCTTATTATTGTAATCAGCATTGAAAGCTTGGCTTCCATTAACAAATAATCCTTTACAATAAAAGAATCAAGATCTAAGTTCATTACTTCACTATTCGTTTCTGCAGACATCTGACTTCATGGAGTATACCATGcttcagatatattcttaggAAAACACTGGGACAGCATGCCGAAGTTTTCTATATTGTTTCACAAAAAGCTAGAAGTTAATTAAAGGGCTCATTTTCACAGCAAGAAGTAGCGATTTACTCCCCCAGTCAATTCTCTACAGTCCCCTCTGGAGAATCCCATGAGTTCAGGTTAGAAGGGACTGGTCTTCCCTTTCCAAAATCATCCATCTCCTCATTGAAACACTGCTCAGAATCCTCCTCGGGTTTACTCATCCCTGCAGGAAAGCCTGGTGCGAGGAAGGACACCTTGGTCCGGGTGAACTCTGGCCACACTGAACCTGTACTTGGCAGGAAGAAAAGCTGACTGCAGGGTGAGAAGCCCTACAGTTTTTTGCAGTGgatataattcttcttcctggtactTGTTCAGGAAACTCTTACTACAATACGGTTTTAAATAAGCTCTTAATTTGGGAAGATTATTAACTCTGCTTTTTGCATTTTCATCTTTTACAGAGCGTCGTGGAGGTCGTGGTCCACCGTGGACTGTGTGTAAGATGAGCTGGGGGTGTCGGGGTAAATCGGGAGGAGCCTACAGTACTGGCAGAGCACCAAAGTGCCCCGGCAGGTTTTGAAGAGCTGTACGATGTACTTGCGAAATTTCTCCCCCAGGAAAAAGTAGATGACCGGATTAAGGCAGCAGTGAACGAAAGCCAGGGTCTCTGTGGCCTGAATGGCATAGTCCAGGTGTCTCTCAAAGGTGCAGTCTTGAAGGACCTCCAGCTCCACCAGGGTGTCCAGGAAGAGCACCACGTTGTAAGGGGTCCAGAACCCCAGGAAGAGGACCACCACGGCAAAGATCATCTTCACTGCCTTGTTCTTCTTCTCATTTTTGCAGTGCTGCAAGGTCCTGATGATCATGGAGTAGCAGAACAGCATGATCCCCACGGGGATCACCATCCCTAGAAGGTTGATCTCCAGGGAGCTCAGAACCTTCCACCTCGTGGAGTTGAAAGAATACTTGGTTTTGCAGTAGGTGTGGTTGCGCTCAGTATGACACGTGCTGAACACAAGGCCTGGGAGGGAGGCGAGCACAGCCACTGCCCACGTGGCCACACTGGTGATGACCCCGTAAGTCAAGGTCCTTGCTCTCAGGGAGAAGACCGCGTGCACAATGGCCAGGTACCTATCGATGCTCATGAGTGTGATGAAGAATATGCCGCTGTAGAAGCCCACCAGGTACATCCAGGAAACGAGCTTGCAGAGGCCGAGCCCGAACACCCACTGGTCTGCGGCATAGTAGCCCCAGAAAGGGAGCGAGAGCACGAAGAGCAGGTCCGAGATGGCGAGGTTGAGCAGGTACACGTCGGTCATGGACTTGAGCCGCTTGTACTTGAACAGGACCAGAACCACCACAGAATTTCCAAGCAGACCAAACAGAAAGACCAAGGAGTAGAGGGGGGGCAGGAAGAGCTCCCCAAATGCCTTGATACCTTCCTTGGTGCAAGGTTTGGGGATGCTTTCATAAAGATAATAATTGTTATAGATGCTTTCATCCAGGGTGGTGTCTGCTATACCCGTGGGGTTCATTTTCAGATGTATAGGCTCCTCACGGCAGGTCTGAGCCCAACCAGAAGAACCTAATGAGTGGAAGAGCCAACAAGATTTCTATCAGAACAAAAGCGAATCAGAACGGTGCTGCGTACAGAGCACAGCTGCTTCGTATTTTGCCCAGATCATCATACACTCTTCCCAACCTTCCCACATGGAAGGGCTCAGGTCCTTGAACTGAAGGGCAGTGCAGCCAAAGTGAAATAATCCTGCCCTTTGGAGGCAGATTCCAAATTACAGCTCTGCCACTTTTCCTACCCCTCTGCTGGGAGCTCTGGTTCTCCCGTTTGTAAGCGGGGGTAGTAAAACCTCCTTATCAACAagaggttttcctttttttttttaagatttctttttcaatatagggaccatttttaaagtctttattgaattttgttacaatattgcttctgttttatgttttttgggtttttggccatgaggcatgtgggattttagctccccgaccagagatcgaacccgcatcccctgcaccggaaggcaaagtcttaaccactggactgccagggaagtcccaacgatGAGGTGTTTTTCAAAAGTATATTTCTGAAAGCTAGTCTGGCATTACTGAAATCACTCGCAAGAATGACAAGACTAGCTGACGTGCCCAACAGAACTTTACCCAGGGCCTTTCTGAcatgaaagccaaaaaaaaaaaaattaaaaaaagattttaaaatctttGCATGTTTCCCCTTCAGACTGTAACACCAAAAATTCAGTGATGACTTAGGTAAATCATCAGGCTAGAAGGGAACCAGGTTGGCCTCTTGCCTTTATATAAAAattctgggacttctctggtggtccagtggttaagaatctgccttccaatgcaggggatgtgggttcgatccctggtcagggaactgagatcccacatgccactgggcaactgagcctgcgcgccacaactagagagcccacatgccacaacgaagctcctgcgtgccacaactaagacccgatgcagccaaataaataaataaataatattaaaaaaaaaaaaaaaaaaagaataaaagaaaaggggGCAAGgaccaagaaaatatttctttaaaaaaattctaattccTCCTGTGTGCTTTGT
This window harbors:
- the CCR4 gene encoding C-C chemokine receptor type 4, which encodes MNPTGIADTTLDESIYNNYYLYESIPKPCTKEGIKAFGELFLPPLYSLVFLFGLLGNSVVVLVLFKYKRLKSMTDVYLLNLAISDLLFVLSLPFWGYYAADQWVFGLGLCKLVSWMYLVGFYSGIFFITLMSIDRYLAIVHAVFSLRARTLTYGVITSVATWAVAVLASLPGLVFSTCHTERNHTYCKTKYSFNSTRWKVLSSLEINLLGMVIPVGIMLFCYSMIIRTLQHCKNEKKNKAVKMIFAVVVLFLGFWTPYNVVLFLDTLVELEVLQDCTFERHLDYAIQATETLAFVHCCLNPVIYFFLGEKFRKYIVQLFKTCRGTLVLCQYCRLLPIYPDTPSSSYTQSTVDHDLHDAL